The stretch of DNA CCCGGGCGCCACGACCCCGACCACCAGATAGCCCTGGACGGCGGTCCGGTTCTGAAGGTGAACGCGAGCGTGCGCTACGCGACCGACGCCCCCGGTGCGGCTGCGTTCATCGAATGCTGCGGCCGCTCCGGCGTCCCCCACCAGGTGTTCGTCAGCCGCAGCGATCTCGCATGCGGATCGACGATCGGACCGATCAGTGCCGCGGCCACCGGGATCACGACCGTCGACGCCGGTGTCGCCCAGTTGGCGATGCACTCGGCCCGTGAGACGTGCGGGGCCGTGGACCCGGGGCGATTCCGCACCGTCCTCGCGGAGTGGCTCAGCGGTTGAACGACCCGGCGGTCGCCTGCGCGCGCCGCACCATCCCGACAGCGACCGCGAGCAGGGGGACTATCTCGATCCGCCCGATGATCATGTGCGCGGCGATGACGAGTCGGGCCGGGCGCGTGAACACCGCGAAGTTCGCGGTCGGACCCGCTTCGCCGAGTCCGGGCCCGACGCCGGACATCGCCGTGAGGATCGCCGATGCCGCGCTGACGATGTCGGCACCCGTCGCCGTGACGATCAGGGTCCCCACCGTCGCGACCATGAAGAAGAGGGTCACGAAGGCGAGCGCCCGCGCGACGACCGACTCGGCGACGACCGCCCTGCCGAGCCGCAGCGGGCGCACGGCCTGGGGATGCAGTGTCCCGTAGAGCCGACGTCGGGTGTGGACGACGGCGATCTGGGCCCGCAGAACCTTGAGACCACCCGCGGTGGACCCGACGCTCCCGCCGACCGCCAACAGCACGAACAGGACGAACTGCGCGCCCGCCGTCCAGATCACGAAGTCGCCCAGACTGCCCGGGCCCGTCGCGTTGCCGAACCCGGCGGTGCTGGCGATCGTCACCACGTTGAACACCGAGGACCGCAGTACCGCAGGGAAGTCACCGAGACCGGCACTGACGTTGAGGAACGTCGTCGCGGCGATCGCCGCCGCGACGACCAGCAGGTAGAAGTGCAGGTCGGCGGAGCGCCGGTAGCCGCTGAGATCGCCGTTGACGGCCTTCCAGTGCAACGTGAAGTTGATCGCGGCCAGCAGCATCCCGACCACGAGAACCGTTTCGACGGCCACGGAGTCGAAGTGCCCGACCGACGCGTTGTACGGGGAGAATCCTCCCGTCGCAGCGGCGGTCAGCGCATGGCTGACGGCGTCGTAGACGCCGAGGCCGCCGATCGCGAACAACGCCATTGCGATCAGACCCGTCAGCACGCAGTAGAGCCCCCAGAGGCGTCGGGCTGTCTGCGATACGCGCGGCGCGAGCCGATCGGCGCCGGGACCGGGCGCCTCGGCGCTGATCAGTTCTAGCCCACCGACGCCGAGGAACGGCAGGACCGACACGGCGAGCACGACGAAACCCATCCCCCCGTACCACTGGGTCAGCTGACGCCACATCAAGAGGCCCCGGCCGTGCTCCTCGATGTCCGCGAGCACCGTCGACCCCGTCGCTGTGAAGCCCGAGAC from Acidimicrobiales bacterium encodes:
- a CDS encoding TrkH family potassium uptake protein codes for the protein MNRVAAPRSPVGAIRRVVPLVRHRPRVESASLHLVGLGLMFLVPGLVVSLVIEWASSTSHDEEALAVTTLVFAAAGVTAWMGSRPPDDISTRAVFAAVVTTWLVIPAAGALPYILSGTMFTTGEWDSALFESVSGFTATGSTVLADIEEHGRGLLMWRQLTQWYGGMGFVVLAVSVLPFLGVGGLELISAEAPGPGADRLAPRVSQTARRLWGLYCVLTGLIAMALFAIGGLGVYDAVSHALTAAATGGFSPYNASVGHFDSVAVETVLVVGMLLAAINFTLHWKAVNGDLSGYRRSADLHFYLLVVAAAIAATTFLNVSAGLGDFPAVLRSSVFNVVTIASTAGFGNATGPGSLGDFVIWTAGAQFVLFVLLAVGGSVGSTAGGLKVLRAQIAVVHTRRRLYGTLHPQAVRPLRLGRAVVAESVVARALAFVTLFFMVATVGTLIVTATGADIVSAASAILTAMSGVGPGLGEAGPTANFAVFTRPARLVIAAHMIIGRIEIVPLLAVAVGMVRRAQATAGSFNR